The proteins below come from a single Micromonospora citrea genomic window:
- a CDS encoding aldo/keto reductase yields MEYTNLGRTGLSVSRLCLGTMNFGPQTTEPDSFAIMDRALDHGINFFDTANVYGWQTGEGITEQIIGRWFAQGGGRREKVVLATKVYGKMGEWPNEQGLSARHIVRACEDSLRRLQTDTIDLYQMHHVSRSTPWEEIWQAMETLVAQGKVLYVGSSNFAGWHISVAQEAAAKRHFLGLVSEQCIYNLLTRHVELEVVPAAQHHGLGIIPWSPLHGGLLAGVLRKMAEGGAARGASGRSADALAEHRPTIEAYEKLCGELGHDPADVALGWLLSRPGVTAPIIGPRTADQLDRSLGALDVALDGDTLTRLDELFPPIGNGGPGPEAWAW; encoded by the coding sequence ATGGAGTACACGAACCTCGGCCGCACCGGCCTGTCGGTCAGCCGCCTCTGCCTCGGCACCATGAACTTCGGTCCGCAGACCACCGAGCCGGACAGCTTCGCGATCATGGATCGGGCCCTCGACCACGGCATCAACTTCTTCGACACCGCCAACGTCTACGGCTGGCAGACCGGCGAGGGGATCACCGAGCAGATCATCGGGCGCTGGTTCGCCCAGGGTGGCGGCCGGCGGGAGAAGGTCGTGCTGGCCACCAAGGTCTACGGCAAGATGGGCGAGTGGCCCAACGAGCAGGGCCTATCCGCCCGGCACATCGTCCGGGCCTGCGAGGACTCGCTGCGCCGGCTCCAGACCGACACCATCGACCTCTACCAGATGCACCACGTCTCCCGGAGCACCCCGTGGGAGGAGATCTGGCAGGCCATGGAGACCCTGGTCGCCCAGGGCAAGGTGCTCTACGTCGGGTCGTCGAACTTCGCCGGGTGGCACATCTCGGTGGCGCAGGAGGCGGCGGCGAAGCGGCACTTCCTCGGCCTCGTCTCCGAGCAGTGCATCTACAACCTGCTCACCCGGCACGTCGAGCTGGAGGTGGTGCCCGCCGCGCAGCACCACGGCCTGGGCATCATCCCGTGGTCGCCGCTGCACGGCGGGCTGCTCGCCGGGGTGCTGCGGAAGATGGCCGAGGGCGGGGCCGCGCGCGGCGCCAGCGGCCGCTCCGCCGACGCGTTGGCCGAGCACCGGCCGACCATCGAGGCGTACGAGAAGCTCTGCGGCGAGCTGGGGCACGACCCGGCCGACGTGGCGCTCGGCTGGCTGCTGTCCCGGCCGGGGGTGACCGCCCCGATCATCGGCCCGCGCACCGCCGACCAGCTCGACCGTTCCCTGGGCGCACTCGACGTCGCCCTCGACGGGGACACCCTCACCCGGCTCGACGAGCTCTTCCCGCCGATCGGCAACGGCGGCCCCGGCCCGGAGGCGTGGGCCTGGTAG
- the thpR gene encoding RNA 2',3'-cyclic phosphodiesterase yields MRLFAAVYPPPGAVAHLGEQVARLRVGAAAAAGINVRLADPATAHVTLVFLGDVEADRLVEVESALGLAAEWSRDGRAAAPRLRLVGGGRFGRGRFTVLWVDLGGEVERLQVLARLIRSRLRHARLPYDEKPFRPHLTVARPGDRVPEVDVTADVATLDGYAGPEWPAAELVLVRSHPGPRPTYDRLAAWPL; encoded by the coding sequence TTGAGGCTCTTCGCCGCGGTCTACCCGCCGCCCGGGGCGGTCGCGCACCTCGGGGAGCAGGTCGCCCGGTTGCGGGTCGGCGCGGCGGCCGCCGCCGGCATCAACGTCCGGCTCGCCGACCCGGCCACCGCGCACGTCACCCTCGTCTTCCTCGGCGACGTCGAGGCGGACCGGCTGGTCGAGGTGGAGAGCGCGCTCGGGCTGGCCGCCGAGTGGTCCCGCGACGGTCGTGCCGCCGCGCCCCGGCTCCGGCTCGTCGGCGGCGGACGCTTCGGCCGGGGGCGGTTCACGGTGCTCTGGGTCGACCTCGGGGGCGAGGTGGAGCGCCTCCAGGTGCTCGCCCGGCTGATCCGCTCCCGGCTGCGGCACGCCCGCCTGCCGTACGACGAGAAGCCGTTCCGCCCGCACCTGACCGTCGCCCGCCCCGGCGACCGGGTGCCCGAGGTCGACGTGACGGCCGACGTGGCGACCCTGGACGGCTACGCGGGCCCCGAGTGGCCGGCCGCCGAGCTGGTCCTCGTACGCAGCCACCCGGGCCCCCGCCCCACCTACGACCGGCTGGCCGCCTGGCCCCTCTGA
- a CDS encoding MFS transporter gives MRAKLSTMFQSLQVRNYRLFASGQLIKLIGVWMMFIAQDWLVLELSDNSATALGVVTALQFTPVLLLTLLSGRLADRYDKRMLLFVANAFWTVLALAMSLLVITGLVQLWHVFAFAALLGVANAVETPVRQAFVSELVGTSLLPNALSLNAAVFNSARIVGPAVAGLAIAAFDVGPVFLFTALSSIAPLVNVVRMRPAELHREALPPRDERASAKVVDGLRYVWRRPDLLLPMAVMSVIGMSLFNFQLTLAALAKTVFRTGAASFGLFSTALAVGALVGALAGTGRRSRPSVWLVLGAAIGCASFGTLVGLASAYWMVVALLLPTGFFMVFFAQAANQRVQLGTDAAFRGRVMALWVLVFLGTNPVGAPLIGWVAETYGAGASIWIGGLISLATALIALTWQLRRAGARLRFRVLPMPRFYVTSADC, from the coding sequence GTGCGGGCGAAGTTGAGCACGATGTTCCAGTCCCTACAGGTCCGTAACTACCGGCTATTCGCATCCGGGCAACTGATCAAGCTGATCGGTGTCTGGATGATGTTCATCGCCCAGGACTGGCTCGTCCTCGAGCTCTCCGACAACTCCGCCACCGCGCTCGGCGTGGTCACCGCTCTCCAGTTCACCCCGGTGCTGCTGCTCACCCTGCTCTCCGGGCGGCTCGCTGACCGCTACGACAAGCGGATGCTGCTCTTCGTCGCCAACGCGTTCTGGACCGTGCTGGCGCTCGCCATGAGCCTGCTGGTGATCACCGGCCTCGTGCAGCTCTGGCACGTCTTCGCGTTCGCGGCCCTGCTCGGCGTCGCCAACGCCGTGGAGACTCCCGTCCGGCAGGCGTTCGTCTCCGAGCTGGTCGGCACCTCGCTGCTGCCGAACGCGCTCTCGCTGAACGCGGCCGTGTTCAACTCCGCGCGGATCGTCGGGCCGGCCGTCGCCGGCCTGGCCATCGCCGCCTTCGACGTGGGGCCGGTCTTCCTGTTCACCGCCCTCAGCTCGATCGCCCCGCTGGTCAACGTGGTCCGCATGCGCCCGGCCGAGCTGCACCGCGAGGCGCTGCCGCCGCGCGACGAGCGGGCGTCGGCCAAGGTGGTCGACGGGCTGCGCTACGTCTGGCGCCGCCCCGACCTGCTGCTGCCGATGGCGGTGATGTCGGTGATCGGCATGTCGCTGTTCAACTTCCAGCTCACCCTGGCCGCGCTGGCCAAGACCGTGTTCAGGACCGGCGCCGCCTCGTTCGGGCTCTTCAGCACCGCGCTGGCCGTCGGCGCGCTGGTCGGCGCGCTCGCCGGCACCGGGCGGCGCAGCCGCCCCTCGGTCTGGCTGGTGCTCGGCGCCGCGATCGGCTGCGCCAGCTTCGGCACCCTGGTCGGGCTCGCCTCGGCGTACTGGATGGTGGTGGCGCTGCTGCTGCCCACCGGCTTCTTCATGGTGTTCTTCGCCCAGGCCGCCAACCAGCGCGTCCAGCTCGGCACCGACGCCGCCTTCCGGGGCCGGGTGATGGCCCTGTGGGTGCTGGTCTTCCTCGGCACCAACCCGGTCGGCGCGCCGCTGATCGGCTGGGTCGCGGAGACCTACGGCGCCGGCGCCAGCATCTGGATCGGCGGCCTGATCTCGCTGGCCACCGCACTGATCGCGCTCACCTGGCAGCTGCGCCGCGCCGGCGCCCGGCTGCGCTTCCGCGTACTGCCGATGCCGCGCTTCTACGTCACCTCCGCCGACTGCTGA
- a CDS encoding MarR family winged helix-turn-helix transcriptional regulator, with protein MTERTVTAKRVPPAQLAPQLRDAITRLNRRVRQARPVGDLTVTQLSALTSLRLAGALTPRELADVERVQPPTMTKIVAKLEERGLVQRTPHPTDGRQVILAATEGGRAVLDQFERARDEWLARRLAELDEAERDTLRQAAEILQQLARA; from the coding sequence GTGACGGAGCGGACGGTGACGGCGAAACGCGTGCCACCGGCGCAGCTGGCACCTCAGTTGCGTGATGCGATCACCCGGCTCAACCGACGGGTCCGCCAGGCCCGGCCGGTCGGCGACCTGACGGTCACCCAGCTCTCCGCGCTCACCAGCCTCCGGCTGGCGGGCGCGCTGACGCCCCGGGAACTGGCCGACGTCGAACGGGTGCAGCCGCCGACCATGACCAAGATCGTCGCGAAGTTGGAGGAGCGCGGCCTCGTGCAGCGCACCCCCCATCCGACCGACGGCCGGCAGGTCATCCTCGCGGCGACAGAGGGGGGACGGGCGGTGCTCGACCAGTTCGAGCGCGCCCGCGACGAGTGGCTGGCCCGCCGGCTGGCCGAGCTTGACGAAGCAGAACGGGACACCCTGCGGCAGGCCGCGGAGATCCTGCAGCAGCTCGCCCGCGCCTGA
- a CDS encoding NCS2 family permease, whose product MAVAPPDNGTPPDPARPRSGFDRFFEISARGSTMSREVRGGLATFFTMAYIVVLNPLILGGAVDGDGKKLSIPALAAATALVAGLMTILMGVVGRFPLALAAGLGVNALVAYEIAPEMTWADAMGLVVIEGVIIAVLVLTGLRTAVFRSVPTQMKTAIGVGIGLFLTIIGLVDAGFVRRIPDVANTTVPVGLGIDGSLGSWPMLVFVVGLLLTIVLLVRRVKGAILIGILGSTVLAMIVEAVANVGPSFVNGEPNPKGWALNVPEFPKTWVDLPDLSLLGNFNVFDSWSRAGWVVVLMFVFTLLITDFFDTMGTMVAVGQEGQMLDERGTPPRAREILLVDSIAAAAGGAASTSSNTSYIESAAGVAEGARTGVANLVTGGMFLLAMFLAPLVVVVPFEAASTALVVVGFLMMTAVRTIDWSDYEIAVPAFLTIVLMPFTYSISNGIGAGLITYVVVKLAKGKAREIHPLLYGVAALFVLYFLRGPIESVVL is encoded by the coding sequence ATGGCAGTAGCGCCGCCCGACAACGGCACACCACCCGACCCCGCTCGTCCGCGTAGCGGTTTCGACCGCTTCTTCGAGATCTCCGCCCGTGGCTCGACGATGAGCCGCGAGGTACGCGGTGGCCTGGCGACCTTCTTCACGATGGCCTACATCGTGGTGCTCAACCCGCTCATCCTCGGTGGTGCCGTCGACGGCGACGGCAAGAAGCTCTCCATTCCCGCCCTCGCCGCGGCCACCGCCCTGGTCGCCGGCCTGATGACGATCCTGATGGGCGTGGTGGGCCGGTTCCCGCTGGCCCTCGCCGCCGGTCTCGGCGTCAACGCGCTCGTCGCGTACGAGATCGCCCCGGAGATGACCTGGGCGGACGCGATGGGCCTCGTGGTGATCGAGGGTGTGATCATCGCGGTGCTGGTGCTGACCGGCCTGCGTACGGCGGTGTTCCGCTCGGTGCCGACGCAGATGAAGACGGCGATCGGCGTCGGCATCGGCCTCTTCCTGACCATCATCGGCCTGGTCGACGCCGGCTTCGTCCGCCGGATCCCGGACGTGGCGAACACCACCGTTCCCGTGGGCCTGGGCATCGACGGCAGCCTGGGCAGCTGGCCGATGCTGGTGTTCGTGGTCGGCCTGCTGCTGACCATCGTGCTGCTGGTGCGCCGGGTCAAGGGCGCGATCCTGATCGGCATCCTCGGCTCCACGGTGCTGGCGATGATCGTGGAGGCGGTGGCGAACGTCGGGCCGTCCTTCGTGAACGGCGAGCCGAACCCGAAGGGCTGGGCGCTGAACGTCCCCGAGTTCCCCAAGACCTGGGTGGACCTGCCGGACCTGTCGCTGCTCGGCAACTTCAACGTGTTCGACTCGTGGAGCCGCGCCGGCTGGGTGGTCGTGCTGATGTTCGTGTTCACCCTGCTCATCACCGATTTCTTCGACACCATGGGCACGATGGTCGCGGTCGGCCAGGAGGGGCAGATGCTCGACGAGCGGGGCACCCCGCCGCGGGCGAGGGAGATCCTGCTGGTCGACTCGATCGCGGCGGCGGCCGGCGGCGCGGCGAGCACCTCCAGCAACACGTCGTACATCGAGAGCGCCGCCGGTGTGGCGGAGGGCGCCCGGACGGGCGTGGCCAATCTGGTCACCGGCGGCATGTTCCTGCTGGCGATGTTCCTGGCGCCGCTTGTCGTGGTGGTGCCGTTCGAGGCGGCGTCGACCGCGCTGGTGGTGGTCGGCTTCCTGATGATGACCGCGGTCCGCACGATCGACTGGTCCGACTACGAGATCGCCGTCCCGGCGTTCCTCACGATCGTGCTGATGCCCTTCACGTACTCGATCTCCAACGGCATCGGCGCCGGCCTGATCACGTACGTGGTGGTGAAGCTCGCCAAGGGCAAGGCCCGGGAGATCCACCCGCTGCTGTACGGGGTGGCCGCCCTCTTCGTGTTGTACTTCCTGCGCGGGCCGATCGAGTCCGTGGTGCTCTGA
- a CDS encoding DUF2530 domain-containing protein: MPKEQPPRPEPLDPPMVPFALAGMVAWALAGLVLLVFRGWLTEHGHQDWLWICLAGFLWGFPGLAVMMRHDANRRRRRAGR, encoded by the coding sequence GTGCCGAAGGAGCAGCCACCGCGTCCCGAGCCGCTCGACCCGCCGATGGTGCCGTTCGCCCTCGCCGGGATGGTGGCCTGGGCGCTCGCCGGGCTGGTGCTGCTCGTGTTCCGCGGCTGGCTGACCGAGCACGGTCACCAGGACTGGCTGTGGATCTGCCTGGCCGGTTTTCTGTGGGGGTTCCCCGGTCTCGCCGTGATGATGCGGCACGACGCCAACCGACGCCGCCGCCGAGCGGGCCGCTGA
- a CDS encoding DUF3027 domain-containing protein → MGNNGWVTRPASARAARLDQVCAAAVEVARDAITEVEASDVGDHLQAVAEGDRLVTHYFECRLAGYRGWRWAVTVTRVPRSRHVTVCETVLLPGSDALLAPGWLPWQERLKPGDLGPGDLLPTPPDDERLQPGYLLSDDPAVEETAWELGLGRARVLSREGRSDAAQRWYDGDHGPSAAISVAAPAAARCGTCGFYLPLAGALRQSFGACGNFYAPDDGRVVSVDHGCGAHSETLIEAADTPVDEMPTVYDDSAVEPVSVSRAPGSVEASEPAEPHGHP, encoded by the coding sequence ATGGGGAACAATGGGTGGGTGACCAGGCCCGCCTCCGCCCGCGCCGCTCGTCTCGACCAGGTCTGCGCCGCCGCCGTCGAGGTGGCGCGTGACGCCATCACCGAGGTCGAGGCCTCGGACGTCGGCGACCATCTGCAGGCCGTCGCCGAGGGCGACCGGCTCGTCACGCACTACTTCGAGTGCCGGCTCGCCGGCTACCGCGGCTGGCGGTGGGCGGTCACCGTCACCCGGGTGCCCCGCAGCCGGCACGTCACCGTCTGCGAGACGGTGCTGCTGCCGGGCTCGGACGCGCTGCTCGCGCCCGGCTGGCTGCCCTGGCAGGAGCGGCTCAAGCCGGGCGATCTCGGCCCCGGCGACCTGCTGCCCACCCCGCCGGACGACGAGCGGCTCCAGCCCGGCTACCTGCTCTCCGACGACCCGGCGGTCGAGGAGACCGCCTGGGAGCTGGGGCTCGGCCGGGCCCGGGTGCTCTCCCGGGAGGGGCGCAGCGACGCCGCCCAGCGCTGGTACGACGGCGACCACGGCCCGTCCGCGGCGATCTCGGTCGCGGCTCCCGCCGCAGCCCGCTGCGGGACCTGCGGCTTCTATCTGCCGCTCGCCGGCGCCCTGCGGCAGTCCTTCGGTGCCTGCGGCAACTTCTACGCCCCCGACGACGGCCGCGTCGTCAGCGTCGACCACGGCTGTGGCGCCCACTCCGAGACCCTGATCGAGGCGGCCGACACCCCGGTCGACGAGATGCCGACGGTCTACGACGACAGTGCCGTGGAGCCCGTGTCGGTCAGCCGGGCGCCCGGCTCGGTGGAGGCGTCGGAGCCGGCGGAGCCGCACGGCCACCCCTGA
- a CDS encoding MFS transporter, producing MPLFSRSGRSVLGQTVGTGIRAVRLLLRGSVSGGRWMTRRAGHARARGAGGEVGMVRLFDLHAVSCAGDTLIAIGLAGTIFFNVPLGEARSKVALYLLVTMVPFAMLAPVVGPLLDHFRHGRRYALAATMLGRAFLAWLISDYIHGFGLYPAAFGVLALSRAYGVARSAAVPRLLPEGLGLSQVGARASVYGTVAGALVAPIGLAAFWFGPQWPLRVASVIFLVGMVIALRLPPKADSEPPERVPRPLRALGRRTGDRPLGRGRPAGRLVIATLVGAATLRAVYGFLLLFLAFAIKAGDLTTVVFGRDLGDEGALGLVGAALAVGTFLATAVGTRLRIHRPAAIQSSGMVIVAGVAILAALKFSLPMVALLCLVTALNSGIAKLAVDASIQERIPERLRASSFAHSETVLMLAFVAGGGLGLVPFDGRIGIAVAAAVGTVAAARGIVVAGRLRAERLLGRPLGDDELAEEAAGTDPDGPGADDAEARDPGARDRYEPAPTSPAPAQGGAPLDDPGLAPPGYHIYRPSSAVGGPGGTDDETRRESQGPLS from the coding sequence ATGCCGCTGTTCTCCCGCTCCGGGCGGTCCGTGCTCGGGCAGACCGTCGGCACGGGCATCAGGGCCGTGCGCCTGCTGCTCCGGGGCTCGGTCAGCGGTGGGCGCTGGATGACCCGCCGGGCCGGCCACGCCCGCGCCCGGGGCGCCGGGGGCGAGGTCGGCATGGTCCGCCTCTTCGACCTGCACGCGGTCTCCTGCGCCGGCGACACGCTGATCGCCATCGGCCTGGCCGGGACGATCTTCTTCAACGTCCCGCTCGGCGAGGCCCGCAGCAAGGTGGCTCTCTACCTGCTGGTGACCATGGTGCCGTTCGCCATGCTCGCGCCGGTGGTGGGCCCGCTGCTCGACCACTTCCGGCACGGCCGGCGGTACGCCCTCGCCGCCACCATGCTCGGCCGCGCCTTCCTGGCCTGGCTGATCTCCGACTACATCCACGGCTTCGGGCTCTATCCGGCCGCGTTCGGCGTGCTGGCGCTCTCCCGGGCGTACGGGGTGGCCCGCTCCGCGGCGGTCCCGCGACTGCTGCCCGAGGGGCTGGGCCTCTCGCAGGTGGGCGCGCGGGCCAGCGTCTACGGCACCGTGGCGGGCGCCCTGGTCGCCCCGATCGGGCTGGCCGCCTTCTGGTTCGGCCCGCAGTGGCCGCTCCGGGTCGCCTCGGTCATCTTCCTGGTCGGCATGGTGATCGCCCTGCGGCTGCCGCCGAAGGCCGACTCGGAGCCGCCGGAGCGGGTGCCCCGGCCGCTGCGGGCGCTCGGCCGCCGCACCGGCGACCGCCCGCTGGGCCGGGGCCGGCCGGCGGGCCGGCTCGTGATCGCCACCCTGGTCGGTGCCGCGACGCTGCGCGCGGTCTACGGCTTCCTGCTGCTCTTCCTGGCCTTCGCGATCAAGGCGGGCGACCTGACCACCGTCGTCTTCGGCCGGGACCTGGGCGACGAGGGGGCGCTCGGCCTGGTCGGCGCGGCGCTCGCCGTGGGCACCTTCCTGGCCACCGCGGTCGGCACCCGGCTGCGCATCCACCGGCCGGCAGCGATCCAGTCGAGCGGCATGGTGATCGTGGCCGGGGTGGCGATCCTCGCCGCGCTGAAGTTCTCGCTGCCCATGGTCGCCCTGCTCTGCCTGGTCACCGCACTGAACAGCGGCATCGCCAAGCTCGCGGTGGACGCCTCGATCCAGGAGCGCATCCCGGAGCGGCTGCGGGCCAGTTCCTTCGCCCACTCCGAGACCGTGCTGATGCTCGCCTTCGTCGCCGGGGGCGGGCTGGGGCTCGTACCCTTCGACGGCCGGATCGGGATCGCCGTCGCCGCCGCCGTCGGCACGGTGGCCGCCGCCCGGGGCATCGTGGTGGCCGGCCGGCTGCGCGCCGAGCGCCTGCTCGGCCGCCCGCTCGGCGACGACGAACTGGCCGAGGAGGCGGCCGGGACCGACCCGGACGGCCCCGGTGCCGACGACGCGGAGGCGCGCGACCCGGGCGCCCGGGACCGGTACGAGCCCGCGCCCACCTCCCCCGCCCCGGCGCAGGGCGGCGCGCCGCTGGACGACCCCGGCCTCGCGCCGCCGGGCTACCACATCTACCGGCCGTCGTCGGCCGTCGGCGGCCCCGGCGGGACCGACGACGAGACCCGCCGCGAGTCGCAGGGTCCGCTCTCGTGA
- a CDS encoding futalosine hydrolase, producing MTGLLVVTAVPAEAEAIRAGLTDPTTTVLPVGVGPAVAAATTARLLVLAEAAGRPYQGVVSAGVAGGFTGRVAVGATVLGSASVAADLGAESPAGFIPVDELGMPADWLGGGTTLAADPGLLARLRAALPAATVGPVLTVSTVTGTAASTDALRRRHPDAVAEAMEGYGVAVAAAQANLPFAELRTVSNPIGPRDRDAWRMREALAALTTAAAALT from the coding sequence GTGACCGGGCTGCTGGTGGTCACGGCGGTGCCCGCCGAGGCCGAGGCGATCCGGGCCGGCCTCACCGATCCGACGACGACGGTGCTGCCGGTGGGGGTCGGGCCGGCCGTCGCCGCCGCCACCACCGCTCGGCTGCTGGTGCTCGCCGAGGCGGCCGGCCGGCCCTACCAGGGCGTGGTCAGCGCGGGCGTGGCCGGCGGCTTCACCGGCCGGGTGGCGGTGGGCGCCACGGTGCTCGGCAGCGCGTCCGTGGCCGCCGACCTGGGCGCCGAGTCGCCCGCCGGCTTCATCCCGGTCGACGAGTTGGGCATGCCCGCGGACTGGCTCGGCGGCGGCACCACCCTCGCCGCCGATCCCGGCCTGCTCGCCCGGTTACGGGCCGCCCTCCCGGCGGCCACCGTCGGCCCGGTGCTGACCGTCAGCACGGTGACCGGCACCGCCGCCAGCACCGACGCGCTACGCCGGCGGCACCCGGACGCGGTCGCCGAGGCCATGGAGGGGTACGGCGTGGCCGTCGCCGCCGCCCAGGCCAACCTTCCCTTCGCCGAGCTGCGGACCGTCTCGAACCCGATCGGCCCCCGCGACCGCGACGCCTGGCGCATGCGGGAGGCGCTCGCCGCCCTGACCACCGCCGCAGCGGCCCTGACCTGA
- a CDS encoding GNAT family N-acetyltransferase: MGELNEAVDLGAALRSLRRLADLSQRELAELSGVPQATLARIESGRATDPRFRTVERLVRAAGGKVAVNAAGRTDNDDGNNDDGNNDDGNNGDGNNGDGNNDDGNNGGGNNDDGNNDDGNNDNAGEPLPTVPHDGLRDVAGRRYPAHLDAWEVREPKDWPGAWWANWYNLPPPLWPLPVPAATYERNRAYRDRRRRAAEIRRTIRVRRVTDGLPATSWRFVAELPGGEQVGELRAYERSRHLVYGEGPCEDREIVLDGVLVAEDYRRLGIGRRLVGLLTDEMDRVGIRSAGAVARFDDVDLLLACGYQLEASRPWSLRLDRRPALAE, encoded by the coding sequence GTGGGAGAGCTGAATGAGGCGGTTGACCTGGGCGCGGCCCTCCGGTCCCTGCGGCGTCTCGCGGACCTGAGCCAGCGGGAACTGGCCGAGTTGTCCGGGGTGCCGCAGGCCACCCTGGCCCGGATCGAGTCGGGGCGGGCGACCGATCCCAGATTCCGCACGGTGGAACGGCTCGTCCGGGCTGCCGGAGGGAAGGTGGCGGTCAACGCGGCCGGCCGGACTGACAACGACGACGGCAACAACGACGACGGCAACAACGACGACGGCAACAACGGCGACGGCAACAACGGCGACGGCAACAACGACGACGGCAACAACGGCGGCGGCAACAACGACGACGGCAACAACGACGACGGCAACAACGACAACGCCGGCGAGCCTCTGCCGACGGTGCCGCACGACGGGCTACGGGACGTGGCTGGCCGGCGCTATCCCGCCCACCTCGACGCGTGGGAGGTTCGGGAGCCGAAGGACTGGCCCGGTGCCTGGTGGGCGAACTGGTACAACCTGCCGCCCCCGTTGTGGCCGCTTCCGGTACCGGCGGCGACATACGAGCGGAACCGTGCCTACCGGGACAGGCGCCGGCGGGCCGCGGAGATCCGGCGCACGATCCGGGTGCGTCGGGTGACGGATGGCCTGCCGGCGACGTCGTGGCGGTTCGTGGCCGAACTGCCGGGCGGCGAGCAGGTCGGTGAGCTGCGGGCCTACGAGCGCAGCCGGCACCTGGTGTACGGCGAAGGCCCGTGCGAGGACCGAGAGATCGTTCTCGACGGTGTCCTCGTGGCCGAGGACTACCGGCGGCTCGGCATCGGTCGCCGGCTGGTCGGCCTGCTCACCGACGAGATGGACCGGGTGGGCATCCGGAGCGCCGGGGCGGTTGCCCGGTTCGACGACGTCGACCTGCTGCTGGCCTGTGGATACCAGTTGGAGGCGAGCCGGCCGTGGTCGCTGCGGCTCGATCGTAGGCCGGCGCTCGCAGAGTGA
- a CDS encoding 1,4-dihydroxy-6-naphthoate synthase, with protein sequence MALSLAISPCPNDTFVFHALVHGLVPGAPPVEVTYADVDVTNTAAERGAFDLVKVSYAALPWLLDDYHLLPCGGALGRGCGPLVLTRGDRADLTDSTHHADSTHHADSGGSRADLSGATVAVPGDRTTAYLLFRLWAADRPPARIEVVPFHEIMPGVAAGRYDAGLVIHEARFTYPRHGLTALVDLGEWWEADTGLPIPLGAILARRGTVDPEAAAGWVRESVRRAWADPAASRDYVLAHAQEMELDVVDRHIGLYVNEFTADLGDAGFAAVEALLGRAAAAGLVPQTSSSRATAWTS encoded by the coding sequence GTGGCGCTCTCGCTGGCGATCTCGCCCTGCCCCAACGACACGTTCGTCTTCCACGCCCTCGTGCACGGCCTCGTGCCCGGCGCGCCGCCGGTCGAGGTGACGTACGCCGACGTCGACGTGACCAACACGGCCGCCGAGCGCGGGGCGTTCGACCTGGTGAAGGTGAGCTACGCCGCGCTGCCGTGGCTGCTGGACGACTACCACCTGCTGCCCTGCGGCGGCGCGCTCGGCCGTGGCTGCGGCCCGCTGGTGCTGACCCGGGGCGACCGGGCCGACCTGACCGACAGCACCCACCACGCCGACAGCACCCACCACGCCGACAGCGGCGGCAGCCGGGCCGACCTCAGCGGGGCCACGGTGGCGGTGCCCGGTGACCGGACGACGGCGTACCTGCTCTTCCGGCTCTGGGCGGCGGACCGGCCCCCGGCACGCATCGAGGTGGTCCCGTTCCACGAGATCATGCCGGGCGTGGCCGCCGGCCGGTACGACGCCGGCCTGGTCATCCACGAGGCCCGGTTCACCTACCCTCGGCACGGCCTGACCGCACTGGTGGACCTGGGCGAGTGGTGGGAGGCCGACACGGGCCTGCCCATCCCCCTCGGCGCCATCCTGGCCCGGCGCGGCACGGTGGACCCGGAGGCCGCCGCCGGCTGGGTCCGCGAGTCGGTCCGCCGGGCCTGGGCCGACCCGGCGGCGAGCCGCGACTACGTGCTGGCGCACGCGCAGGAGATGGAGCTCGACGTGGTGGACCGGCACATCGGCCTCTACGTCAACGAGTTCACCGCCGACCTGGGGGACGCCGGGTTCGCCGCCGTGGAGGCGCTGCTCGGCCGGGCCGCCGCCGCCGGGCTCGTGCCTCAGACCTCCAGCTCGCGGGCGACCGCGTGGACCAGCTGA